The segment TTGGCGTACAAGGAATGAAAAGATTATTCTGCGGCGTTACTGTACCAACTGTCGAGTTTGATACGTAATTTATCGATACCCATTTTTTTCAGTGCAGAGAAATATTCCACTTCAATATCGCCTTCCGCTGATAACGGCGCTAATGCTTGGCGAACTTCCATTAACTGTTTCTTTCTTGCGCCTGAAGCGAGCTTATCCGCTTTGGTCAGTAGAACAAGAACAGGAATGCTCATGGCGACTGACCATTCGATCATCTGCATATCGAGGTCTTTTAATGGATGACGGATATCCATCAAAATCACTAACCCTTTGATACATTCTCTTTTCTGTAAATATTCACCGAGAGCTTGCTGCCATTTGCGCTTCATCTCTTCAGGTACTTCGGCATAACCGTAGCCCGGAAGGTCAACTAGGCGAATGCCCTCTTCAACTTCAAATAGGTTGATAAGCTGAGTTCTTCCCGGTGTTTTACTGGTTCGCGCTAAGCTTTTTTGCTGTGTTAATGCATTTAATGCACTGGATTTGCCCGCGTTAGATCGGCCAGCAAACGCCACCTCAATGCCCGTATCTTTTGGTAGATGACGGATATCGGGGGCACTGATGACAAATTTTGTCATGTGGTAGTTGTGGTTTTTAATTGCCATTGGTGGTTCTCCCTGAGTAGCCTCAAAAGGCTGGGGGATTATAGCGACTGAATAGCATACAAACAAC is part of the Providencia zhijiangensis genome and harbors:
- the yihA gene encoding ribosome biogenesis GTP-binding protein YihA/YsxC, with amino-acid sequence MAIKNHNYHMTKFVISAPDIRHLPKDTGIEVAFAGRSNAGKSSALNALTQQKSLARTSKTPGRTQLINLFEVEEGIRLVDLPGYGYAEVPEEMKRKWQQALGEYLQKRECIKGLVILMDIRHPLKDLDMQMIEWSVAMSIPVLVLLTKADKLASGARKKQLMEVRQALAPLSAEGDIEVEYFSALKKMGIDKLRIKLDSWYSNAAE